The following proteins are co-located in the Haloplanus sp. HW8-1 genome:
- a CDS encoding shikimate kinase produces the protein MYGEAVALGAGTVLNALATGVGSAFAIDAETTARVELDDTGTVSGDIAGVPDGDTRLIRRVVERVVERFGDGQGGHVRTESEVPMAAGLKSSSAAANATVLAALSALDVPVDGTGAASGESPTGAAAPLDREEACRIGVRAARDAGVTVTGAFDDASASMLGGLTVTDNDSDDLLAREAVEWDVLVWTPPARAFSADADVARCAKVAPMARLVTDLALDGRYGPAMTVNGLAYSAALGFPTDPAVEAMPHAAGVSLSGTGPSVVAVGDRDELAQARDHWSQREGDTWMTTTRTDGAQVIE, from the coding sequence ATGTACGGCGAGGCCGTCGCACTCGGGGCGGGTACGGTCCTCAACGCTCTCGCGACGGGCGTGGGATCGGCCTTCGCCATCGACGCGGAGACGACCGCCCGGGTCGAACTCGACGACACCGGCACCGTCAGCGGCGACATCGCGGGCGTCCCGGACGGGGACACCCGTCTGATCCGTCGTGTCGTCGAACGCGTCGTCGAGCGGTTCGGTGACGGCCAGGGCGGTCACGTCCGCACCGAGAGCGAGGTGCCGATGGCCGCGGGACTGAAGAGTTCGAGCGCCGCCGCGAACGCGACGGTGCTCGCAGCCCTGTCGGCGCTCGACGTGCCCGTCGACGGCACGGGCGCCGCGAGCGGCGAATCGCCGACCGGCGCGGCCGCCCCCCTCGACCGCGAGGAGGCCTGTCGGATCGGTGTCCGGGCCGCCCGCGACGCTGGCGTCACGGTCACCGGCGCGTTCGACGACGCGAGCGCGAGCATGCTGGGCGGCCTCACGGTCACCGACAACGATTCCGACGACCTGCTCGCCCGCGAGGCCGTCGAATGGGACGTTCTCGTCTGGACGCCGCCGGCGCGGGCGTTCAGCGCCGACGCCGACGTGGCTCGGTGCGCGAAGGTAGCGCCGATGGCCCGTCTCGTCACCGACCTGGCGCTCGATGGCCGCTACGGCCCGGCGATGACGGTCAACGGACTGGCCTACTCGGCCGCACTCGGCTTTCCGACCGATCCGGCGGTCGAGGCGATGCCCCATGCCGCCGGCGTCTCGCTTTCGGGGACCGGCCCCAGCGTCGTCGCGGTCGGCGACCGGGACGAACTGGCACAGGCACGCGACCACTGGAGTCAACGCGAGGGAGACACATGGATGACGACGACACGAACGGACGGCGCACAGGTGATCGAATGA
- a CDS encoding chorismate mutase produces MSSPAEEMSLSELREEIEDIDRELVELIARRTYVAGTVAEVKAQQDLPTTDESQEARVMERAGENAETFGVDANLVKAIFRLLIELNKVEQRESR; encoded by the coding sequence ATGAGCAGCCCCGCCGAGGAGATGTCGCTCTCCGAACTTCGCGAAGAGATCGAGGACATCGACCGCGAACTCGTCGAACTCATCGCTCGGCGAACCTACGTCGCGGGTACCGTCGCCGAGGTGAAAGCCCAGCAGGACCTCCCGACCACCGACGAGTCACAGGAGGCCCGCGTGATGGAGCGGGCGGGCGAGAACGCCGAGACCTTCGGCGTGGATGCGAACCTGGTCAAGGCCATCTTCCGCCTGTTGATCGAGTTGAACAAGGTGGAGCAACGAGAGTCCCGGTAG
- a CDS encoding carbonic anhydrase, producing the protein MHRTFVALLDRNHEHAEAFADRFDDVQDAQHPPVVTVCCSDSRVLQDHIWRNDRPGHLFTCGNIGNRVLERTDAGEVVSGDVLYPIAHTGTDIVVVMGHTGCGAVTAAYDDLTDGIDEPPGIERCLDLLESRLEAGIDALPAGVDRAAAINHLVEYNVDRQVEFLVESGEIPPDVTVIGVVYDFQDVYPGQRGEIHVINVDGTRDTDALRAIHAEIAERIGRLWAY; encoded by the coding sequence ATGCACCGAACGTTCGTCGCTCTCCTAGACCGGAACCACGAGCACGCCGAGGCGTTCGCGGACCGATTCGACGACGTGCAGGACGCCCAGCACCCCCCGGTGGTGACCGTCTGTTGCTCCGACTCCCGAGTCCTCCAAGACCACATCTGGAGGAACGACCGCCCGGGCCACCTGTTCACCTGTGGCAACATCGGTAACCGTGTCCTCGAACGCACCGACGCCGGCGAGGTCGTCTCGGGAGACGTCCTCTATCCGATCGCACACACCGGGACGGACATCGTCGTCGTCATGGGACACACGGGCTGTGGTGCCGTGACCGCAGCGTACGACGATCTGACCGACGGCATCGACGAGCCGCCTGGCATCGAGCGGTGTCTCGACCTGCTGGAATCACGGTTGGAGGCAGGTATCGATGCCCTCCCGGCGGGAGTGGACCGAGCGGCCGCGATCAACCACCTCGTGGAGTACAACGTGGACCGACAGGTCGAGTTCCTCGTCGAGAGCGGGGAGATTCCACCCGACGTGACAGTCATCGGCGTCGTCTACGACTTCCAGGACGTCTACCCCGGACAGCGCGGCGAGATTCACGTGATCAACGTCGACGGCACCCGGGATACCGACGCGTTGCGGGCGATCCACGCCGAGATAGCGGAGCGGATCGGGCGACTGTGGGCGTACTGA
- the surE gene encoding 5'/3'-nucleotidase SurE — MDEPHVLLTNDDGIGSVGFRALYDTLSDIAEVTAVAPNGDKSAVGRAMSREVEVEEHELGYAIHGTPADCTVVGLEALCPDVDMVVAGCNRGANLGAYVLGRSGTVSAAVEAAFFDVPAIAVSLYVPGDDGEWQHAADEIRDYRNAAEATTYLVEHALGAGVFEQAEYLNINAPIHDPGDDLAPLEVTEPSTLYDMRAERDGGRISLTDNVWARMREGTLPDPQGTDRRAIVEGRVSISPLTAPHTTEHHEALDALAETYRN, encoded by the coding sequence ATGGACGAGCCACATGTCCTCCTGACGAACGACGACGGTATCGGCTCCGTCGGGTTCCGGGCACTCTACGACACACTCTCCGACATCGCGGAGGTGACCGCGGTCGCCCCGAACGGCGACAAGAGCGCCGTCGGGCGTGCGATGTCCCGCGAGGTAGAGGTGGAGGAACACGAACTCGGGTACGCCATCCACGGCACGCCCGCGGACTGCACCGTCGTCGGACTGGAGGCACTCTGCCCGGACGTCGACATGGTCGTCGCGGGCTGCAACCGCGGCGCCAACCTGGGCGCCTACGTCCTCGGTCGCTCCGGAACCGTCAGCGCCGCCGTCGAAGCCGCCTTCTTCGACGTTCCGGCCATCGCCGTCTCGTTGTACGTGCCCGGCGACGACGGCGAGTGGCAACACGCTGCCGACGAGATTCGGGACTACCGCAACGCCGCCGAGGCGACCACGTACCTCGTCGAACACGCCCTCGGCGCCGGCGTCTTCGAGCAGGCCGAATATCTGAACATCAACGCCCCGATACACGACCCAGGCGACGACCTCGCTCCTCTGGAAGTCACCGAACCTTCGACGCTCTACGACATGCGGGCCGAGCGCGACGGCGGCCGGATCAGTCTCACCGACAACGTGTGGGCGCGGATGCGCGAAGGGACCCTCCCCGACCCGCAGGGAACCGACCGCCGGGCCATCGTCGAGGGCCGGGTCAGTATCTCTCCGCTCACGGCGCCCCACACCACCGAGCACCACGAGGCGCTCGACGCCCTCGCGGAGACGTACCGGAACTGA
- a CDS encoding small ribosomal subunit Rsm22 family protein: MIDRESVRSNAKYLRRVRPIDPDEIAEYVDGRPHPAVVRRVLQEEAYDLGLFERDDGTFVPANEEPVHPTDWDPTRFPDRYVETVEDRLVARYGTDWHRGEAGDRLREVIRRLKADYYRGNPVEYDTEVALGYAIYHLPDYYAAAGYPLDDLVERSLLPRRLRVLDVGAGVGGPALGLFDYLPEDALVDYHAVEPSAAADVLEPLLATTRRNVRTTIHREPIEKFDFADAPYDLILAANVLSELDDPVSAVERALNALADDGTLLALAPADLETSTGLRRIERAVAGEEVTVYAPTLRLWPDAEPADRGWSFDERPQIEAPRLQRRLDDAGSEPGTFRNETVKFSYTLLRRDGTRRVDVRADAARHARMADMERHVTERIDLLAVKLSRNLADGGNPLFKIGDGSERLEQYAVLTRESALNRALGDADYGAVLAVENALALWNDDEGAYNLVVDDEAVVDRVA; the protein is encoded by the coding sequence ATGATCGACCGCGAGTCCGTTCGCTCGAACGCCAAATACCTCCGCCGGGTGCGGCCGATCGATCCCGACGAGATTGCCGAGTACGTCGACGGTCGCCCCCATCCGGCCGTCGTCCGGCGAGTGCTTCAGGAGGAGGCGTACGACCTCGGCCTGTTCGAACGCGACGACGGGACGTTCGTCCCCGCGAACGAGGAGCCGGTCCACCCGACCGACTGGGACCCGACTCGATTCCCCGACCGCTACGTCGAGACGGTCGAGGACCGCCTCGTAGCGCGCTACGGCACCGACTGGCACCGCGGCGAGGCGGGCGATCGACTGCGCGAGGTGATCCGGCGGCTGAAGGCGGATTACTACCGCGGGAACCCGGTCGAGTACGACACTGAGGTCGCACTCGGCTACGCCATCTACCACCTCCCCGACTACTATGCCGCCGCCGGCTACCCGCTCGACGATCTCGTCGAGCGATCGCTCCTGCCTCGTCGCCTGCGCGTTCTCGATGTCGGGGCGGGTGTCGGCGGCCCCGCACTGGGCCTGTTCGACTACCTGCCCGAGGACGCCCTCGTCGACTACCACGCCGTCGAGCCAAGTGCCGCGGCGGACGTCCTCGAACCGTTGCTCGCGACGACGCGACGGAACGTCCGGACGACGATCCACCGCGAACCGATCGAGAAGTTCGACTTCGCGGACGCCCCCTACGACCTGATCCTCGCGGCCAACGTCCTGAGCGAACTCGACGATCCCGTCTCGGCCGTCGAGCGGGCGCTCAACGCCCTCGCGGACGACGGAACGCTCCTCGCGCTCGCACCGGCCGATCTCGAAACCAGCACGGGCCTCCGACGGATCGAGCGGGCGGTCGCCGGCGAGGAGGTGACCGTCTACGCGCCCACGCTCCGCCTGTGGCCGGACGCGGAGCCGGCGGATCGGGGCTGGTCGTTCGACGAGCGACCGCAGATCGAGGCGCCGCGACTCCAGCGCCGCCTCGACGACGCCGGCTCCGAGCCGGGGACCTTCCGCAACGAGACGGTGAAGTTCTCCTACACCCTGCTCCGGCGGGACGGAACGCGCCGGGTCGACGTCCGTGCGGACGCCGCCCGCCACGCCCGGATGGCGGACATGGAGCGACACGTCACCGAACGGATCGACCTGCTGGCGGTGAAACTCAGCCGGAACCTTGCGGACGGCGGCAACCCCCTGTTCAAGATCGGCGACGGGAGCGAGCGTCTGGAACAGTACGCGGTGCTGACCCGGGAGTCGGCGCTGAATCGCGCCCTCGGGGACGCGGACTACGGGGCCGTCCTCGCCGTCGAGAACGCCCTCGCGCTCTGGAACGACGACGAGGGGGCGTACAACCTCGTCGTCGACGACGAAGCAGTCGTCGACCGCGTGGCCTGA
- a CDS encoding prephenate dehydrogenase/arogenate dehydrogenase family protein: MDLLVVGAGEMGRWVARTVDRPVALADVDAAVAERAAATLGDGVRAVPADTTETFDAVCLAVPISAVTAAVEGYAPRAERAMCDVSGVMRGPVAAMREALPDRERLSMHPLFAASNAPGNVAVVADAPGPVTDAIREDVAAAGNHTFETTAEEHDAAMETVQAGAHTAVLAYALAAADVPEEFATPVSAAMDDLVGTVTGGTPHVYREIQETFDGADAVAEAARRIADADGETFEDLYREAGE; this comes from the coding sequence ATGGATCTGCTGGTGGTCGGCGCCGGCGAGATGGGCCGTTGGGTCGCCCGGACCGTCGACCGACCCGTCGCTCTCGCCGACGTCGACGCCGCGGTTGCGGAGCGGGCCGCCGCGACCCTCGGCGACGGGGTGCGGGCGGTGCCGGCGGACACGACCGAGACGTTCGACGCGGTCTGTCTGGCCGTACCCATCTCCGCCGTCACCGCGGCCGTCGAGGGGTATGCCCCCCGAGCCGAGCGGGCGATGTGCGACGTGAGCGGCGTGATGCGCGGACCGGTGGCGGCGATGCGTGAGGCGTTGCCCGACCGCGAGCGGCTGTCGATGCATCCCCTCTTCGCCGCGTCGAACGCGCCCGGGAACGTGGCCGTCGTCGCCGACGCGCCGGGACCGGTCACCGACGCCATCCGCGAGGACGTCGCCGCCGCGGGCAACCACACCTTCGAGACGACCGCCGAGGAACACGACGCCGCGATGGAGACGGTCCAGGCCGGCGCACACACCGCCGTCCTCGCGTACGCCCTCGCCGCCGCGGACGTCCCCGAGGAGTTCGCGACGCCCGTCTCGGCGGCGATGGACGACCTCGTCGGGACGGTCACCGGCGGTACGCCCCACGTGTACCGCGAGATACAGGAGACGTTCGACGGCGCGGACGCCGTCGCCGAGGCCGCCCGCCGGATCGCGGATGCCGACGGTGAGACCTTCGAAGACCTCTATCGCGAGGCGGGCGAATGA
- a CDS encoding MFS transporter — MNWRYRHTVLALCTLAFAATMLARLVISPVVPDVTGHYDVSTGAVGLALSGMWAAYALTQFPSGILGDRFGERRVILAAVGITAVASLSLALAPTFAVFGILTVVLGAGAGLHYSVATSLLTKEFDDIGRAIGLHVSGGPLAGLVAPVVATALAVRFGWRTAIGVGAAVAIPVYVAFAWQVERTPPERPGESMRDRMAIRPLIDLLVRPPIAFTTLVAFLGAFAWQATASFLPAFLVSFRDLPETSAGILFSAYFVVSGLGTPTIGWVSDRVGRDGAAVGTMAAGVVGYTILVVGPRGSLPLAIAFVGIAMTWGAPVQSRFFDKFEADERGAAFGLVRTAYMVLGATGSVVVGVLSDVAGWAVAYGLLAAVTGLALVLLLANLAFGLDL; from the coding sequence GTGAACTGGCGGTACCGCCACACGGTCCTCGCACTCTGTACGCTCGCGTTCGCCGCCACGATGCTGGCGCGGCTGGTCATCAGCCCGGTCGTCCCCGACGTAACGGGACACTACGACGTCTCGACGGGCGCGGTGGGCCTCGCGCTCTCGGGCATGTGGGCCGCCTACGCTCTCACGCAGTTTCCGTCGGGCATCCTCGGCGACCGCTTCGGGGAGCGACGGGTGATCCTCGCGGCGGTGGGAATCACCGCCGTCGCCAGCCTGTCGCTCGCACTCGCGCCCACGTTCGCGGTGTTCGGGATTCTGACCGTCGTCCTCGGTGCGGGGGCAGGACTCCATTACAGCGTCGCCACCTCCCTGCTCACGAAGGAGTTCGACGACATCGGGCGCGCGATCGGTCTCCACGTCAGCGGTGGACCACTGGCGGGGCTGGTCGCGCCCGTCGTCGCCACGGCTCTGGCCGTTCGGTTCGGCTGGCGGACCGCCATCGGCGTCGGTGCCGCCGTCGCGATCCCGGTCTACGTGGCGTTCGCCTGGCAGGTCGAGCGGACACCGCCGGAGCGCCCCGGCGAGTCGATGCGCGACCGGATGGCGATCAGACCGCTGATCGACCTGCTCGTCCGCCCGCCCATCGCCTTCACCACCCTCGTCGCCTTTCTGGGTGCCTTCGCCTGGCAGGCGACGGCCTCCTTCCTCCCGGCCTTTCTCGTCTCCTTCCGCGACCTGCCCGAGACGAGCGCCGGGATCCTGTTCTCGGCGTACTTCGTCGTCAGTGGTCTCGGGACGCCGACGATCGGGTGGGTGTCGGACCGCGTCGGGCGCGACGGCGCCGCCGTCGGGACGATGGCGGCCGGCGTCGTGGGGTACACGATCCTCGTCGTCGGTCCTCGGGGGTCGCTCCCGCTCGCCATCGCCTTCGTCGGCATCGCGATGACCTGGGGGGCGCCCGTCCAGTCGCGCTTTTTCGACAAGTTCGAAGCCGACGAACGCGGCGCCGCCTTCGGCCTTGTCCGCACCGCGTACATGGTGCTCGGGGCGACGGGGAGTGTCGTCGTCGGCGTCCTCTCCGACGTGGCCGGCTGGGCCGTTGCCTACGGCCTGCTCGCGGCCGTGACGGGACTGGCGCTCGTCCTCCTCCTCGCCAACCTCGCGTTCGGCCTCGACCTATAG
- a CDS encoding M24 family metallopeptidase, translating into MQPDLSALDATLGDRDGYLVDADGTDSTQRYLSGFDAPDPFVTCHTPDGVHLLVSGLEYGRAKKESRADSVSRLSAYDYRERTSEAGPVDGRAAVVADFLADRGVESVVVPARFPLGTADGLRDAGVTVDVDDEDTVTRIRAVKTPAEVEHVRRTQRANERAMATAESLIESATVVEGVLHRDGDPLTSEAVRLAIERTLLEDGCALDETIVACGTDTADPHERGSGPLRADEPIVVDIFPRDKETKYHGDITRTFLRGTPDPTLREWFDLTDEARRAALDAVEPGVTGEAVHAAACDVYEDAGLPTLRADPSAETGFIHSTGHGVGLDVHELPRIGPDGDELEPGNVITIEPGLYDPAVGGVRIEDLIVVTEDGYENLTEYPVELVV; encoded by the coding sequence ATGCAACCGGACCTCTCCGCGCTCGACGCCACACTCGGCGACCGGGATGGGTATCTCGTCGACGCCGACGGCACCGACTCGACCCAGCGGTATCTCTCGGGGTTCGACGCGCCCGACCCGTTCGTCACCTGTCACACGCCAGACGGCGTCCACCTGCTCGTCTCCGGGCTGGAATACGGCCGCGCGAAAAAGGAGTCCCGGGCCGACTCCGTCTCTCGCCTCTCGGCCTACGACTACCGCGAGCGGACGAGCGAGGCCGGCCCCGTGGACGGGCGGGCGGCCGTCGTCGCGGACTTCCTCGCCGACCGGGGCGTCGAATCGGTGGTCGTCCCCGCGCGGTTCCCGCTCGGTACCGCGGACGGCCTGCGCGACGCCGGCGTGACCGTCGACGTCGACGACGAGGACACGGTGACGCGGATCCGTGCGGTCAAGACGCCGGCGGAAGTCGAGCACGTCCGACGGACCCAGCGGGCGAACGAGCGGGCGATGGCGACCGCCGAGTCGTTGATCGAGTCGGCGACGGTCGTCGAGGGCGTCCTCCACCGCGACGGCGACCCCCTGACGAGCGAGGCCGTCCGCCTGGCGATCGAACGGACGCTGCTGGAGGACGGGTGTGCGCTCGACGAGACCATCGTCGCCTGCGGCACCGACACCGCCGACCCGCACGAGCGGGGCTCGGGGCCACTCCGTGCCGACGAACCCATCGTCGTCGACATCTTTCCCCGCGACAAGGAAACGAAGTATCACGGCGACATCACGCGGACCTTCCTGCGGGGGACCCCCGATCCGACGCTGCGGGAGTGGTTCGACCTGACCGACGAGGCACGGCGGGCCGCGCTCGACGCCGTCGAACCCGGCGTCACGGGCGAGGCGGTCCACGCCGCCGCCTGTGACGTCTACGAGGACGCCGGGCTCCCGACGCTCCGTGCCGATCCGTCGGCGGAAACAGGGTTCATCCACAGCACCGGCCACGGCGTCGGTCTCGACGTCCACGAACTGCCACGGATCGGCCCCGACGGCGACGAACTCGAACCCGGGAACGTGATCACGATCGAACCCGGCCTGTACGATCCCGCAGTGGGGGGCGTTCGCATCGAGGATCTGATCGTCGTCACCGAAGACGGCTACGAGAACCTGACGGAGTATCCGGTCGAACTGGTCGTCTGA
- a CDS encoding hybrid sensor histidine kinase/response regulator, whose amino-acid sequence MSESIRVLYVDGVSEHAERTATALERDAEAFDVTVATTAEKGLHRLTTEDVDCVVSTYELPDRDGVGLLETVRDRHPALPLILIADGASESVVAEALSAGVTHCISEADADRRRRLAERIPAAVDHRRRLSPDHREVFESIPDGVVVHDADGTVVDVNEAYAAMFGYERRELLDAGLDAILPDETPYSATAARRRVREAADRGPRTFEWPGVTADGERFWTEVHLASTRLDGRDRLLAVVREITDRKERERDLERYRTVINTIPDMAYVMDADLRFAVVNDTLVAETGYDREELLGAHISLLLDDDAIERVVDIRERLRADEGGFGRLETDIETARGDRISCEIRGKFLRDPDGSRSRDTAGIIRDVTERKERERELEAQVTAMHAATDGIAILDADGTYRFVNEAHADIYGYADPEALVDETWRLCYDDDELDRFEGNVMPTLFADGAWRGEAVGIRADGSTFPQELTLSLTDRGRIVCVVRDITERKERERELERQNERLEEFTSVVSHDLRNPLNIVGGRLELARETCDSDHLDRAADALERSVALIEDLRTLARDGNHVGELEPVDLGDLTTRCWRNVPTTDATLITATDRTIRCDPGRLQELLENLMRNSVEHGSTNNRPAADDGVDPGDGGVTVTVGETDGGFYVADDGPGIPADERERVFESGYSTAGGTGFGLSIVRDVANAHGWTIQVTESDAGGARFEITGVEDP is encoded by the coding sequence ATGAGCGAGTCGATTCGGGTACTCTACGTCGACGGAGTATCCGAACACGCGGAACGGACCGCTACGGCGCTCGAACGCGACGCCGAGGCGTTCGACGTCACGGTAGCGACGACTGCGGAGAAGGGGTTACATCGGCTCACGACCGAGGACGTCGACTGTGTCGTCTCGACCTACGAACTGCCGGATCGTGACGGCGTCGGACTGCTCGAAACGGTCCGCGATCGACACCCTGCCCTCCCGCTCATCCTCATTGCCGATGGGGCGTCGGAGTCGGTCGTCGCCGAGGCGCTCTCGGCCGGCGTGACCCACTGCATCTCGGAGGCCGACGCCGACAGACGGCGACGGCTCGCCGAGCGGATCCCCGCGGCGGTCGATCACCGCCGTCGTCTCTCTCCCGACCATCGGGAGGTGTTCGAGTCGATTCCCGACGGCGTCGTGGTCCACGACGCGGACGGGACGGTTGTGGACGTAAACGAGGCGTACGCGGCGATGTTCGGCTACGAGCGGCGGGAACTGCTGGATGCCGGCCTCGATGCCATCCTGCCGGACGAAACGCCGTATTCGGCGACTGCGGCCAGACGCCGGGTTCGGGAGGCCGCCGACCGGGGCCCACGGACGTTCGAGTGGCCCGGCGTGACGGCCGACGGCGAGCGATTCTGGACGGAGGTCCATCTCGCGTCGACGCGTCTCGACGGCCGTGATCGTCTCCTCGCGGTCGTCCGCGAAATCACCGACCGCAAGGAGCGCGAACGCGACCTCGAGCGGTACCGAACCGTCATCAACACGATCCCGGACATGGCCTACGTGATGGACGCTGATCTCCGGTTTGCGGTCGTCAACGACACGCTCGTGGCGGAGACGGGCTACGACCGCGAGGAGCTACTCGGCGCCCACATCTCGCTGCTTCTCGACGACGACGCGATCGAGCGCGTCGTGGATATCCGCGAGCGACTCAGGGCTGACGAGGGCGGGTTCGGACGGCTCGAAACCGACATCGAAACCGCACGCGGCGACCGCATCTCCTGTGAGATCAGGGGGAAGTTCCTCCGAGATCCGGACGGATCGAGGTCTCGGGACACTGCAGGGATCATCAGGGACGTCACCGAGCGCAAGGAGCGCGAACGGGAGTTGGAGGCCCAGGTAACCGCGATGCACGCGGCGACCGACGGCATCGCCATCCTCGATGCGGACGGAACGTACCGCTTCGTCAACGAGGCCCACGCCGACATCTACGGCTACGCCGACCCGGAGGCGCTCGTCGACGAGACGTGGCGGCTGTGTTACGACGACGACGAACTCGACCGCTTCGAAGGGAACGTCATGCCGACGCTGTTTGCCGACGGTGCCTGGCGGGGCGAGGCGGTCGGGATCCGCGCGGACGGCAGCACGTTCCCCCAGGAACTCACCTTGAGCCTGACCGACCGCGGGCGAATCGTCTGTGTCGTCCGTGACATCACCGAGCGCAAGGAGCGCGAACGCGAGCTGGAACGCCAGAACGAGCGACTGGAGGAGTTCACCAGCGTCGTCTCTCATGACCTCCGGAACCCGCTGAACATCGTCGGCGGTCGACTGGAACTGGCCCGGGAGACGTGTGACAGCGACCACCTCGACCGTGCCGCGGACGCCCTCGAACGGAGCGTCGCACTCATCGAGGACCTGCGGACGTTGGCCCGCGACGGCAACCACGTCGGCGAACTCGAACCGGTCGATCTCGGCGATCTTACGACCCGTTGCTGGCGAAACGTCCCGACGACCGACGCGACGCTGATCACCGCCACCGATCGGACCATCCGGTGTGATCCGGGCCGGCTTCAGGAACTCCTCGAGAACCTGATGCGGAACAGCGTGGAGCATGGCTCCACGAACAATCGGCCGGCGGCCGACGACGGGGTCGACCCCGGTGACGGCGGTGTCACCGTCACCGTCGGGGAGACGGACGGCGGCTTCTACGTCGCCGACGACGGGCCGGGGATTCCCGCCGACGAGCGCGAGCGAGTGTTCGAGAGCGGCTACTCGACCGCCGGGGGGACGGGATTCGGCCTCTCGATCGTCCGCGACGTCGCGAACGCGCACGGCTGGACGATCCAGGTGACCGAAAGCGACGCGGGCGGGGCACGGTTCGAGATCACCGGCGTCGAGGATCCGTGA
- a CDS encoding LysE family translocator — translation MPSPLPSLLAGVVFGLALAAPPGPMNAVIAEESVTNGWVAGVRTGLGAMTADAVFFVCALLGVVTFVERFPTVRAAMVGVGGLLMLYFAYGAASDVTGRMDAVPTNGAAARAATGFRKAFVLALTNPYQILFWLTIGVGLLEPGRLDVLSYTPYVGADLAGLLVVRTGSPALIAGFFLGIGVWITGFPAALRAAQRRVAAFTPVVAGASALVLGGFGVVFLVDAVRTLT, via the coding sequence GTGCCAAGTCCCCTGCCATCCCTCCTGGCCGGCGTCGTCTTCGGCCTCGCCCTCGCCGCCCCACCCGGCCCGATGAACGCCGTCATCGCCGAGGAGTCGGTCACCAACGGGTGGGTGGCCGGCGTCCGGACCGGCCTCGGGGCGATGACCGCCGACGCCGTCTTTTTCGTCTGTGCGCTGCTCGGCGTCGTCACCTTCGTCGAACGCTTCCCGACGGTCCGGGCTGCGATGGTCGGCGTCGGCGGCCTCCTCATGCTCTATTTCGCCTACGGCGCCGCATCGGACGTGACCGGCAGGATGGACGCGGTCCCGACCAACGGGGCGGCGGCCCGGGCGGCGACCGGCTTTCGGAAGGCGTTCGTGCTCGCGCTCACCAATCCCTACCAGATCCTGTTCTGGCTGACCATCGGCGTTGGACTGCTCGAACCCGGACGCCTCGACGTACTCTCCTATACGCCCTACGTCGGGGCCGACCTCGCGGGCCTGTTGGTGGTCCGGACCGGGAGCCCGGCGCTCATCGCCGGATTCTTCCTCGGCATCGGCGTGTGGATCACCGGGTTCCCGGCGGCGCTCCGGGCGGCCCAGCGGCGGGTGGCCGCGTTCACGCCCGTCGTCGCCGGCGCCAGCGCCCTCGTACTCGGCGGGTTCGGCGTCGTCTTTCTCGTCGACGCCGTCCGGACGCTGACGTGA
- a CDS encoding TMEM165/GDT1 family protein, whose translation MTGWVEILTVAFVAQLVVLPGEKVQFIIAGLSTRYNPLVVVSAAGTAFAGWTALEILFGEALQRALPPVVLDTFTAVLFLVFAVLLYRSAPSGGDPEQIDPTATDGGVTSLSTDFEPTVFGREVPDTFGGFLPIFVMMATGEFGDKTQLVTIGLAAQYGAHPAIWAGEMLAIVPVSLANAFFFHRFSHRLDLRKVHFFSAGLFAFFAGDTALSIVTGFSVWESVVTAVSTAVLALF comes from the coding sequence GTGACGGGGTGGGTCGAGATCCTCACCGTCGCGTTCGTCGCCCAACTCGTGGTGTTGCCCGGCGAGAAGGTGCAGTTCATCATCGCGGGGCTCTCGACGCGCTACAACCCGCTGGTGGTCGTGAGCGCCGCTGGAACGGCCTTCGCCGGGTGGACGGCGCTGGAGATCCTGTTCGGCGAGGCGCTTCAGCGCGCACTCCCGCCCGTCGTCCTCGATACGTTCACCGCCGTCCTGTTTCTCGTCTTCGCGGTCCTGCTCTACCGATCCGCGCCGTCGGGCGGCGACCCGGAGCAGATCGACCCCACGGCGACCGACGGGGGCGTGACGTCGCTCTCAACCGACTTCGAGCCGACGGTGTTCGGGCGTGAGGTGCCGGACACCTTCGGAGGGTTTCTCCCCATCTTCGTGATGATGGCGACCGGCGAGTTCGGCGACAAGACCCAACTCGTCACCATCGGGCTAGCTGCCCAGTACGGCGCCCACCCCGCGATCTGGGCGGGGGAGATGCTCGCGATCGTTCCGGTGAGCCTCGCAAACGCCTTCTTTTTCCATCGGTTCTCCCACCGGTTGGACCTCCGGAAGGTCCACTTCTTCTCCGCCGGGCTCTTTGCCTTCTTCGCGGGCGACACAGCGTTGAGCATCGTCACCGGCTTCTCGGTCTGGGAGTCGGTCGTCACGGCGGTGTCGACGGCCGTGCTGGCGCTGTTCTGA